CAAATCGACCCAGACATTTTTACCATTTAGCGAAATATAGGCATATTTGGTCGTCTTAGTGCCATCGGGCTTTTTAATCTGTGCCGTTTTTGAAATCACGACAGTTAACTTATTGTAGGTCTTCGTTGAGCCATACCTGGTGGCCCCCTTCACATTGTACGGTGCATTCAGGTACAAGCCATCATTACGCGTCGTTGCGTTGATGATCGCTGTTTGACTCACGGTCACTTCGTTGGTTAACGTATCTTTACCTTGTAACTCATTTGCATAGACTTTGCTCAACAACGCAAAATAGTCATTCATCGTATAGGTCGTCCCAAACCACTTTTTAGCTGAATCACGCCAGTACCCATCCGGATCAGTGTGATCGGTCTCACCGAATGCTTTTGAAGTCATCTGATGTGACCACACCGTGCCTTTTTTGGTACTCGTATTACCAAGCGTTGGTTTAAGACCGTATTGCTTCAAATAAGCCGCCTGCGTTGTGGCTAGATTCAGTAATTCCTGTGCAAATTGATTTTTACTACTGACCCGCACTTGTTCAGTTTGCAAATACCGTGAATTAGCGGTAGGACCTGCACCCCATGCGAGATAATTTGTATCAGCTAGCGCGACTGAGCCCGAATTATCACCTAATTTTGTACTAGCACTCCCGGTGACAAAGCCGTGGACAAAAGCAGATTCATAATTATTGACCATATACGCAATTTCACCGGCTGCTTTATTGCCGTCAGAAGTGTTGGCCGTTTCATGCACAACCACCCCCTCCGGTTTCTTGACCCCCTTGCGAAAGCCATAGTCTGAGCCATTTTTACCATAATCGCCCCGCAGATAATTAATCACTGCAAAATAATCTGGTGACGTGATTTCGGTCGCACCATGCCAGTCCGCATTATTCACTTTGTCAATAATATAATTATTAACCGTGTTGGCACTTGCAGGTGAGGTTTGGCCGAGCATGATTCCCGTGAACACCGCACCAACGACCAGTGCTAATGTTTTCAAAATCCTCATATTACCTCTTCTCTCATGTTGAATTAGTTAAGTATTGTCAGGCCCTTGATATCAATCCAAACGGCTTGATTATTTAGCGTGATTAATGCAAATTGGGCACCAATCTGACCATTCGGCTTCTTCACGATGGCAGTCATGGTCACCGTAACTTTCTTACCCTGATAACTGCTTGATGTCGCCACCCGCTTCGCGTTCACCACTTGATAAGGTGCCCCACTGTAAATCCCATCACGCCGTTTAGTGGCATTAATAACGGCTTGCTTATTAACCACTTTCACACTCGTTAGGGATGCAATACCGTTTTCAATGCTACGGAGGGCGCGTTTGTCGACCCAATAAGTCTGACCATTGACTGAAATGTGTGCGAAGACGGGACCTGTCGTCCCATCCCCTTGCATCACCTGGGCGTATTGACTAATTGTCACCGTCTGCTGATCAAGCGCTTGCGTAGTGCCCTGCTTCACCGCCGTTGGCATCCCTGATGGATTGTTACGATACAGGTCATAAATCGCCTGTGACGCATTAACAACGGCGGTTTGCTTAACATTTTGGACATTGGTCAACGTCGCGGTCCCATTTTTAACCTTGGTCAGAGCGCGGGCATCAATCCAAAACGACTTACCACTAATGGTGACATAGGCAAACTTAACACCGGTCGTCCAATTGGCCTGATACACTTGCGCATAACGTGACACGGTCAACGTCTGGCCCGCATATGCGGTGGAAGTACCTATGCGTTTTGCATTACTCATACCATAGGGGTTATTGCTGTATAAGCCATCCTTACGCGTGGTTGCATTGATGATTGCCGTCTGGTTGACCGTCTGTTGATTAATGAGGGTCGCTACCGATGTTTTGATACCAGTCAAAGCCAACACATCGACGTAATAATTTTTTGTTCCCAATTTAATGTATGCATACGTGCTGGCAAGCTTCCCATTTGGTTTTTTAGTTTGCACCGTTTTAGAAATTAATACTTGTTGACCGTTATATAATTTCGTATTACCGGCATTTTTTGCACCAACCACGCTATATGGCGCCGTGAGATACAAGCCATCCGTACGTGTGGTACTTGAAATCGTCGCTGTCTGATAACCACTTTTGGCATTAACCAATGTGGTTACCCCATCCTGGATCACTTTAAAGCCAGCTAAATCAACCCAGACATTTTTACCACCAATCGTCGTATAAGCGTACTGCGCGCCATTCGTTCCATCCGGCTTTTTTACCTGGGCAATTTTTGTGATTTTGACGGTTAAGCCCTGATAAGCACTCGTATTACCAACATTCTTAGAACCCGAGACATTATAGGGAGCACCTGAATACATGCCATCAACTCGTGTACCTGTTTTTAATATGGCTGTTTTGACGACATTTTGTTGTGTTTTGATCACACTTTTAGTCTGGTCCAAGGTTGTTAAATCATGAGTATTAATGACACTTTTTAATGTGGTTGCATAATCAGGGTCAGTCGCATAATTTGGAATCAACCCATTGGCAGCTTGCGTACCTGATTTAGCCTTCTCCCGCCAAGTACCTGAATAAATGGCATGATTCCAACTAACACCCTGTCGCAATAAAGCTGCGTTATCCTTCATTGATTGATAAGCAGAAGGATATTTCCGAAATGATGCCGTAATTTCATACTGGTTACCATACTCGTCGAATTCGGCAGTAGGCATAGTCACTGACTGCCCATTATAACTACCTTTAACCCCAAAATAATTATTCGCCTCTTTTGCGAGAGCACTTTCCCCCCAGCCACTCTCGACAATCGCTTGTGCCATCTGCAATGACGCGTACAACCGTTGTTCCTCAGTAGCTTTTTGCACACTCCCCTTTAATTTATTAATGAAAGCTTTTTGTTCGTTGGCATCAAGACTCGCAAATACTGATTGTTGCTGACCAATAATACCAATAAATAATCCGAATAAAATTAATAATTGAACTGTTTTACGTGCCATAAAGTGTTTTCCTTTCGTGTTTTCAATTATTTAAAGAAAGCGGGAAAAAGCTCCTCAATGGCTGTCTTATAATCGATACCTTCGTTGTTAGCTTTTTCAATCACCTTAGCGATGTCTAAATCGCTGAATGAACCGGGTTGGACGCCTTGCTCGCGTAGCTCGCCACGGGCCTCTTGTACCATCTCATCTGTGATTGTCACCCCTGAATTGGTCTTTTTAATCGCGCTGTATTCACTTGCTTTGTCGACATTTTCGCCAGTAGTGACGCTGGATGTGTTAGCGGTCGCTGCTTTAGCTTTGGCCGCGCTGACACTCGCTGCGGTACTGGCGTCGGTGGTGGGTGTATTTGATGTGGTTGCCCTGGCAGTCACGGCACTCGTGGCACTTTTTTTCTGCGTGCTTTGCTTTTTGGTAACCTGCTTACTTGAACTCTTTTGCGTCGTTTGATGACTTTTAGTACTTTCTTGTTTACTCTGATGATTGCCTAACACAACCGCAGTGCCACTACCTAAAATGACAACTGCAACAACACTCCCAATAATCCAACCAAATTTCTTATTCATCATGACTCTTCCTTTCGTACTCGTCACACTGCTCTCAATATATAACTAGTCTACACGAAGGAATTTATCATCTCTTTAACAATGTATAACAATTTTAAAGTTTTCTTAAACTTTAGTCGTATCAGGAAAATATACCGGCCACATCACCTTTGACAGCTATTTTTTCTCATCTGTCACACCTCATCGCCCTGTTAACTCGACCGTCACCCGGAACGCTGGTCATGTTTTGTTACAATATTGCAACATAACCAGGATTTTGGGCAGTAAAAAAAGCTTTGATAGTCAACTGACTGCCAAAGCCTAACTTGAATTTAAAAGTGTGTTTTCCCGCCATTTTTGCCAAAATGGCGTTTCAAAAATTGATAACCTTTATCTAACCAATTTGTCCGTTCCGTTTGCACTAACGGCACTTCAACATAATTTTGGTGTGAGCCAAGCAACCAGACATCCATTAAGCGCTCACCTAAGAATCCCAAGGCACGTCGATCTTGACCGGTATATTGATCAAGATCCACCCGTTTGGCCACTTCACCAAGAACATCAAACACAAAGTCGGTGTACGCCTGGAATTGCGCCTGCTTCATAATACTCATATTAAACAAATGGGCCGCTTTAGAGGTCCGCATCTGCGTTGTGGCTGCCGCAAACTGCGGATATTTTTCAGCCACAACGGCCAGCATCGTCTCATAGGGGAGCGCAGCGTGCGCATTCAGGTAATGTTGTTCTTGCGATTCAATGTAGTAATGGCGTTTCTTGGGCACAATCACGTCATGGTCACTCAATAACGTGGCAATCTGCTCCGCATTGAGAATGTCTCGTAAATCATGACTCGCTCGCTGACCCAGATAGCGACGATAATGGGCTAACCCCACGACATCTTGATCAGCCAGGTGATACTTCGCCCAATAAAGGGCCGTTAATTCATTATAAAAAGGGTTCTGGGCAGAAATATGCTGACCGGTATTATCTGGTGTATAGCCAGCAATGGGTTCATTGAGTGCTGCCCCCACTTGGACGGGCAGGTAAAGTTCATTCTGTGGCATCGCATAAGCCTTATGCGTCGCGACGATTATCTTGATATTCATTAGCTAATCCTTTTCTTCGGGATTTCATTCATTCTATTATAACAAAAACGCCTGACCACAACAGTCAAGCGTTAAATTACTTGTCAGATGCGACTTCACGCGTGTTGACAAAAAATAGAATCGCATTCAGTGCAATCAACATCGCTGACGCAATGAAAATCCCACGATAATCAAAGTAACTCGCGACCACCGTCCCGAGTAACGGCCCAGCCACGGCCCCAATCGCCTGAAACGATTGATTATAAGCAAAGACACGACTCGTAATTTCTTGCGGCGTCGTCTTGGCCAACATCGTTTGCACGGCTGGTAACATACTAGCATCAGAAATACCAACCATGAATCGTAGAATGCCTAATTGTAGGACTGAGGTGACAAAGCTCGTGGGAATAAACATCCAAAAAGCTAGAATAAAACCATACATTACAATCCGCCGTGTCCCAATCTTGTCACCTAGACGACCAAACCGGGGTGCCGCGATCACTGTCGCAATACCAGGCATTGCCGCAATGACACCTGCTAGGAACGTTGTATTACCCGCACCATGGTTCAATTCACGCACGAACAATGACACAATTGGACTAATTGAAGTATTCACCGTCATCACGATCATCGTGGTAATAAACAGCCCGATTGTCACCCGAGGATGGGGTAATTTAGCCACGACTTCCCGCCTCGACAGCGTTTCGCCACGCGCAACTGGGCTAAACTCTTCTTTCACAAAGATTAACACCAGAACAAAGACCAATAGCAAAATAACGCCCGTGATGAAAAAAGCCATGCGATAACTCACAATTGAGGCTAAGACACCACCAACGAAAGGCCCTAACAAATTACCAGCTGTGATACCAGTTACCAAGATACCTAAGGCATAGCCGGAATGTTCCTTAGGTGTTTGGGCCGCAATCATGGCGTTGGCATTGGAAATAAAACCGCCAAAGAAGCCTTGCAGCGCCCGTAACCCAATTAACTCCCAGACATTGGTCACAGTACCCATCAGTGAAAAGGCAATCGCCATCCCAAAGGCTGCCCGTAGTAACATTAATTTACGACCTTTTAAGTCGGCTAATTTACCCCAAAGTGGTGAAACAAAGATTTGCACCAAAAAACTCATCAGAAAGGCTAAGCCACTATAAAAAGTCAACTCATTTTTTGTGAAATGTCCTAAAGTATCAACATAGAGTGATAAAAATGGCATCACTTCACTAAAGCCAATACCAGTCATGAAGACCCCAAACCACAAAATAAACAAATTGCGGCGCCAGGTTTCAAGTTGGTTTAATTTTTGCAACACGATACCGTCTTCTTCCTATTTTTATTTGCATTCATAAATATTTTTAACTTCGCTAACAAGACATTCTAAACTCATTATTGAATTACGTCAAAAAAATGGCGCCAGGCCTTGACTTTGTGCATTTTAGAGCAACAATCAGCTTAAGTTTTTGATGATCAATTTCACTATTGATGTCAACAAAGCTAACGTATTTTTCGCTATTATTTTAATTTCAAGTTATGTTTACACTGTGAGATTTTTATAGAATTAGGAGGATACCATTTTGTCTAACACATCTGCAAAACGTACGGAACGATCAACGGCGAGCAACATCATCAAAGGTTCACTCGGTAATTTAATTGAGTGGTTTGATTGGTATGTCTACGCTTCATTTTCTGTCTACTTTTCAGCGTCATTTTTCCCAAGCGAGGATCAAACTGCTCAGCTACTCAATGCCGCTGCGATCTTTGCGATTGGCTTCATTATGCGCCCAATTGGTAGTTTAATTCTTGGCCGTTTTGCGGATAAAAATGGCCGGCGCGCGTCACTAACCCTCTCGATTCTCCTGATGGCAGGTGGGTCGCTTGTGATTGGTCTGACGCCTGGTTATGACACGATTGGTATCTTGTCGCCAATCATCTTAGTCATCACCCGTCTGATTCAGGGGTTGTCACTGGGCGGCGAATACGGCACTTCGGCCACGTACCTCTCTGAAATGGCCAGTAAAGAACATCGCGGTTTCTATGCGTCATTCCAATATGTGACCTTAATCGCTGGTCAATTGATTGCCTTATTGGTGCAAATCATCATCCAAGCCACCCTCACTTCGGCGCAAATTTACGCCTGGGGCTGGCGGATTCCCTTCTTTGTCGGGGCAGTCGGTGCCTTAATCGTTCTCTGGTTGCGTTTATCTATGCTTGAATCCGATCAATTCACAGCTGCCAAAGCCGCTAATAAAGAAACTGGGACTTTACGCCAATTGGCTAAATACCCCAAAGCCGTGCTTACGGTGGTTGGCCTCACATTAGGTGGGACGATTTCGTTTTACACCTATACCACTTATCTACAAAAATTCATGATTAATTCCATGGGTTTGGCACCCAATGTCGTTTCACAAGTGAATTTCTGGGCATTGTTTATCTTCATGCTCCTCCAACCGGTTGCTGGTCATCTATCCGATAAGATTGGCCGCAAAGCCCTCTTGCTCTGGTTTGGTATTTCAGGTACTTTACTTACTGTGCCCCTTTTCACGGTACTCCAACATGTTAAATCGCCTTGGATCGCCTTTTTACTCATGCTGGGGGGGCTTGTCATCGTCACCGGTTATACCTCAATCAACGCGATTGTCAAAGCTGAGATGTTTCCAACTGAAATTCGGGCCCTCGGTGTTGGCCTCCCGTACGGCCTCACCGTCGCCATTTTTGGCGGCACGGTTGAATACATTGCCCTTTGGTTGAAAAATGCACACCATGAAAATTTCTTCTTCTGGTATGTCAGCGGCGCTATTTTAATCTCATTGCTCGTGTATACGCGCATGGCCGATACCAAAAAAACCAGTTACTTGGATAAATAAAAAGAAAAAAGCCCGGGGGTGTTTTGACACTCTCGGGCTATTCATTATTCAGTGACGCGCTTAACTAGACCAGGTTGGAACAATGCCGCCCAAGTTGTATTTTTGATGACCTTTGATGGAATTGTCTCATTCAAGCGACTAATCGTCACCCCATTTGTCGAATTCGCATCTTGCAAAATGAAGCCGCCACCGAGGTAAACCGCCATATGCTGTAAGTCCTCGCTTGAGCCAACTGGTGTAATCAACAAATCACCCCGCTGCATGTCATCCCACGCAACCGACGTCCCGACTTCTGAGAATAAAGTCGTGGTGGCAGCTGATTGGACGACCAGCGGTAAGCCAGCTTTACGATAGATCCACGCGACGAACGCAGAACAATCGAATTTACCGGCGGCAACGTCCGCGTCAGTCCGACCACCACCATAAACGTAGGGACTATTGCCAATATATTGCATCCCAATTTTGATCGCTTTA
This is a stretch of genomic DNA from Weissella soli. It encodes these proteins:
- a CDS encoding GW dipeptide domain-containing protein, which codes for MRILKTLALVVGAVFTGIMLGQTSPASANTVNNYIIDKVNNADWHGATEITSPDYFAVINYLRGDYGKNGSDYGFRKGVKKPEGVVVHETANTSDGNKAAGEIAYMVNNYESAFVHGFVTGSASTKLGDNSGSVALADTNYLAWGAGPTANSRYLQTEQVRVSSKNQFAQELLNLATTQAAYLKQYGLKPTLGNTSTKKGTVWSHQMTSKAFGETDHTDPDGYWRDSAKKWFGTTYTMNDYFALLSKVYANELQGKDTLTNEVTVSQTAIINATTRNDGLYLNAPYNVKGATRYGSTKTYNKLTVVISKTAQIKKPDGTKTTKYAYISLNGKNVWVDLAGLKIIQTGKTTLINQKTTNLVGTISTATRSDGIYSGAPYSVAGAKNVGNTKSYNGVQVWISKTAQTRLPTGKVGATFAYVKLNNAYYWIDMNAFTNVKTATATLINQKTVSQTAIIDATKRADGLYLNAPYGLVTAQRYGGTKSYNATTVTVTRYAQVRRADLTAGATFALINLNGQQVWVDQLALRSITNGIATLSNVKQLAKTVTIDASQRADGIYANAPYGIIQAKRVGTTTSYNQLTVVADQQATVRRANGTTGATFIHLKINGAWYWVDIRAVE
- a CDS encoding GW dipeptide domain-containing protein encodes the protein MARKTVQLLILFGLFIGIIGQQQSVFASLDANEQKAFINKLKGSVQKATEEQRLYASLQMAQAIVESGWGESALAKEANNYFGVKGSYNGQSVTMPTAEFDEYGNQYEITASFRKYPSAYQSMKDNAALLRQGVSWNHAIYSGTWREKAKSGTQAANGLIPNYATDPDYATTLKSVINTHDLTTLDQTKSVIKTQQNVVKTAILKTGTRVDGMYSGAPYNVSGSKNVGNTSAYQGLTVKITKIAQVKKPDGTNGAQYAYTTIGGKNVWVDLAGFKVIQDGVTTLVNAKSGYQTATISSTTRTDGLYLTAPYSVVGAKNAGNTKLYNGQQVLISKTVQTKKPNGKLASTYAYIKLGTKNYYVDVLALTGIKTSVATLINQQTVNQTAIINATTRKDGLYSNNPYGMSNAKRIGTSTAYAGQTLTVSRYAQVYQANWTTGVKFAYVTISGKSFWIDARALTKVKNGTATLTNVQNVKQTAVVNASQAIYDLYRNNPSGMPTAVKQGTTQALDQQTVTISQYAQVMQGDGTTGPVFAHISVNGQTYWVDKRALRSIENGIASLTSVKVVNKQAVINATKRRDGIYSGAPYQVVNAKRVATSSSYQGKKVTVTMTAIVKKPNGQIGAQFALITLNNQAVWIDIKGLTILN
- a CDS encoding DUF4422 domain-containing protein, which produces MNIKIIVATHKAYAMPQNELYLPVQVGAALNEPIAGYTPDNTGQHISAQNPFYNELTALYWAKYHLADQDVVGLAHYRRYLGQRASHDLRDILNAEQIATLLSDHDVIVPKKRHYYIESQEQHYLNAHAALPYETMLAVVAEKYPQFAAATTQMRTSKAAHLFNMSIMKQAQFQAYTDFVFDVLGEVAKRVDLDQYTGQDRRALGFLGERLMDVWLLGSHQNYVEVPLVQTERTNWLDKGYQFLKRHFGKNGGKTHF
- a CDS encoding multidrug efflux MFS transporter; amino-acid sequence: MQKLNQLETWRRNLFILWFGVFMTGIGFSEVMPFLSLYVDTLGHFTKNELTFYSGLAFLMSFLVQIFVSPLWGKLADLKGRKLMLLRAAFGMAIAFSLMGTVTNVWELIGLRALQGFFGGFISNANAMIAAQTPKEHSGYALGILVTGITAGNLLGPFVGGVLASIVSYRMAFFITGVILLLVFVLVLIFVKEEFSPVARGETLSRREVVAKLPHPRVTIGLFITTMIVMTVNTSISPIVSLFVRELNHGAGNTTFLAGVIAAMPGIATVIAAPRFGRLGDKIGTRRIVMYGFILAFWMFIPTSFVTSVLQLGILRFMVGISDASMLPAVQTMLAKTTPQEITSRVFAYNQSFQAIGAVAGPLLGTVVASYFDYRGIFIASAMLIALNAILFFVNTREVASDK
- a CDS encoding MFS transporter — encoded protein: MSNTSAKRTERSTASNIIKGSLGNLIEWFDWYVYASFSVYFSASFFPSEDQTAQLLNAAAIFAIGFIMRPIGSLILGRFADKNGRRASLTLSILLMAGGSLVIGLTPGYDTIGILSPIILVITRLIQGLSLGGEYGTSATYLSEMASKEHRGFYASFQYVTLIAGQLIALLVQIIIQATLTSAQIYAWGWRIPFFVGAVGALIVLWLRLSMLESDQFTAAKAANKETGTLRQLAKYPKAVLTVVGLTLGGTISFYTYTTYLQKFMINSMGLAPNVVSQVNFWALFIFMLLQPVAGHLSDKIGRKALLLWFGISGTLLTVPLFTVLQHVKSPWIAFLLMLGGLVIVTGYTSINAIVKAEMFPTEIRALGVGLPYGLTVAIFGGTVEYIALWLKNAHHENFFFWYVSGAILISLLVYTRMADTKKTSYLDK
- a CDS encoding C40 family peptidase; this encodes MKRKQKKRIWPIIFFVVVPIILAISGGTTGYLLSQEATQPVITNQKIKGTQYKIHKVDDVTYIVNTKTKQKLKGLHIINGATYYLDKKTGKMAHGLKKIGNYTYYFEKNGQDNPVKAYKTVAASLQSTDTRVNKAIKIGMQYIGNSPYVYGGGRTDADVAAGKFDCSAFVAWIYRKAGLPLVVQSAATTTLFSEVGTSVAWDDMQRGDLLITPVGSSEDLQHMAVYLGGGFILQDANSTNGVTISRLNETIPSKVIKNTTWAALFQPGLVKRVTE